The following coding sequences are from one Wenzhouxiangella sp. AB-CW3 window:
- a CDS encoding alpha-2-macroglobulin family protein, translated as MTRFSIQRMQRLGLLLPLLALTCLPLPAPAAGDSSAVLVPDTFVRPWDPVTVFFDEPQDVEPGLVLSPPESVGFSPAHPGVFQWLDRQTLQFRPADRWPALARFEWQVDGQRIPLHTLMRPAQSSRPRDGADDLAPIKTVELSFPDPVPLETLADMLSLEVHALPAVDSEPTRLLDATDFSLQQLERSGPQRPVSYRIRLDEPVAEGHELRVQLRLSAAEDDQRAFQTLRFRTRTPFRALSLGCGNAQRSVTREGSDYPGDDALLCHGDNRVLDLHLSDAPAAIDPVLGRNLLRVEPAVDNLSWRVAGSRIRLSGDFQPDVLYRLSVHPAGLEDRHGRTLDLHGVTSVALRFPGPDPFLRIGRGQGRLMMETFGPRMLPLRGRGHAQVDLRIHPIDAEDLRYWPFTDAPVRIDENRRPPGPGEEPGARRGSGPQSLRMGSEELARRILLLGSPPVSTIEPLPLDLDGPSARFGLDLAPWLEQLAGAEQPGHYLVGVRRMDGSDDRHWLRLQVTDLSLTVIEEEEHVRFVVTSLETGEPIDGAQVQIEAPPRRQDNSRDLLVTLDRGDTDADGAWRWRPRPRSGSHRPARIVVRHGDDRLVLDVNGDPPERFFDGHMSPAGNWLDWTASRRSIERRGEQAEWHCHLFTERPVYRPEEGMHIAGFARQVHRGQILQTDQTVHLLLRGPDGSEWRHRTELDEAGGFYWHFDETTEATGDYRLSARLGGRGSDDLCGPVTVERTPYRLPRFEVRLDGPDRVGLDAPFELVLDAEYYAGGTVRDRPVRWQITPFPYRWQPRGREGFLFSTDARYASMGELSTDAAGSRPGRTDETGRARLEIDPTLEDSAQPRRYVVEATVTGDDDQTVTDTHDVLALPPFLLGLNTPRYLQQADELDVEVLVAGPDENLLAGHEIELRLIRRRWAARLRASDFSDGQPRYSTEQVDEVVAERSLVSDDEPLAVSLPLADTGVYLVELTARDALGRAQSISVDLFNDGEARATWSKPPSETFELVSAEESYRPGETARLVLQSPLEQARALVIVEQPDGGNDYHWMNVSGGRAVFELPIEREHLPSVPVHVLLKRGRLDEDDFAASRKAGMDLGKPVMMAASTRIEINNAAHRVYLDIDHPAEARPGEEVDLKLTLRDENDQPLAGHVSLWLVDQAVLALGEEQRLDMLPDFLRERRVRTALRDTRNRPVGYLPFLTEPGGDGALERMRTGMADEILAGLTIRERFESVPFFEHAIAVGATGQAVVPITLPDDLTNFLLRAKAVAGVDRFGHERGRIAVRLPVIVQPSLPRFVRYGDEATLSATSRVLDDNGGSAVAALQLSGLDSLGETSRPFEWSESGSKRLDFPVYVPLPEDHSSEQLETPRARVTIGVERDSDGVGDAFAVDLPVLPDRRALNDRLLLPFDDDQRAHELPGPAEPVRTGSLERSLLLSPRSGSLQVSAALNQLLTYPHAGAEQRISRARGLLAARALIELLYPQSGTELIDHHVASTLDYLVDVQRSDGSIGLWPQSSRSHVPVTSWALHLVVEAEAQDFEIPASLRNGLHRALRASLRGRNSYFYSRYTERTMALTALAADDELDAGYAAELARRRQFLSLEAMAEVTLALASGSSPGAVLLGQLADSLHAGLIFQLRDGEPVYTGLRQGPSPASPMILPSETRVIARMLRALREVPEQGRREQTLVDVLLRLGDENGWGHSNANAEAIMALVGEMQRPLEADEYLDWQLDDDTLSVDTPLLRHAISGEQDHHLRLDQGQGAAMQQMIYVPEPPGSHAEAQARGLVLERTLVRIDPEHEQPEREQHLEEAGQDIDWSVGEVIEQRLTVISPLQRHHVAISLPLAAGMELLNPSLDTAPPESTPSRPDSLEPDFVAWRDHEVVYYFDQLPAGSHHFAFRARAQFPGRYSLPPAHAELMYQPDVRGHSHGATVRIARPGSD; from the coding sequence ATGACCCGTTTTTCGATCCAACGCATGCAACGCCTCGGTCTGCTTCTGCCGCTGCTGGCCCTGACCTGTCTGCCGCTGCCGGCACCGGCTGCCGGAGACTCGTCTGCGGTACTGGTTCCCGATACCTTTGTACGTCCCTGGGACCCGGTCACCGTGTTCTTCGACGAACCGCAGGACGTCGAACCCGGACTGGTACTCTCGCCGCCGGAATCGGTCGGCTTCTCGCCGGCTCACCCCGGCGTGTTCCAGTGGCTGGATCGCCAGACCCTGCAGTTCCGCCCTGCCGACCGCTGGCCGGCCTTGGCGCGCTTTGAATGGCAGGTGGATGGGCAACGCATCCCGCTGCACACCCTCATGCGACCGGCCCAGAGCAGCCGGCCGCGTGACGGTGCCGACGATCTGGCCCCCATCAAAACCGTGGAGCTGTCCTTTCCCGACCCGGTGCCGCTGGAGACACTCGCCGACATGCTCAGCCTCGAGGTCCACGCCCTGCCCGCTGTCGACAGCGAACCGACACGACTGCTTGATGCCACCGATTTCAGCCTGCAGCAACTCGAACGCAGTGGGCCGCAGCGGCCGGTGTCCTACCGCATTCGCCTCGATGAGCCCGTGGCCGAAGGGCACGAGCTGCGCGTGCAGCTGCGCCTGAGCGCGGCCGAGGACGACCAGCGCGCTTTTCAGACCCTGCGCTTTCGCACCCGCACGCCGTTCCGGGCATTGAGCCTGGGCTGCGGCAATGCCCAGCGCAGCGTCACCCGCGAGGGCAGCGATTACCCCGGCGACGACGCCCTGCTTTGCCACGGCGACAACCGGGTACTCGACCTGCACCTGAGCGACGCGCCGGCGGCCATCGACCCGGTGCTGGGTCGCAACCTGCTGCGGGTCGAACCGGCCGTCGACAACTTGAGCTGGCGCGTGGCCGGCTCGAGAATCCGCTTGAGCGGGGATTTCCAGCCCGACGTGCTCTATCGCCTCAGCGTGCACCCGGCCGGCCTGGAGGATCGACATGGCCGCACGCTCGACCTGCATGGCGTCACCAGCGTGGCACTGCGCTTTCCCGGACCGGACCCGTTCCTGCGCATCGGCCGCGGCCAGGGACGCCTGATGATGGAAACCTTCGGCCCCAGAATGCTGCCACTGCGCGGCCGGGGTCATGCCCAGGTGGACCTGCGCATTCATCCCATCGACGCCGAGGACCTGCGCTACTGGCCGTTTACCGACGCCCCGGTGCGCATCGACGAAAACCGGCGCCCACCCGGCCCGGGCGAGGAACCGGGCGCGCGCCGGGGTTCGGGCCCGCAATCGCTGCGCATGGGCAGCGAAGAACTGGCCCGGCGCATTCTGCTGCTGGGCAGCCCGCCGGTCTCGACCATCGAGCCGCTGCCACTGGATCTGGACGGGCCCTCGGCCCGCTTCGGACTGGATCTGGCCCCTTGGCTGGAGCAACTCGCCGGTGCCGAGCAGCCGGGTCATTACCTGGTCGGCGTGAGACGCATGGACGGCAGCGATGACCGCCACTGGCTGCGGCTGCAGGTCACCGACCTGTCGCTGACAGTCATCGAGGAAGAAGAACATGTGCGCTTTGTAGTCACCTCGCTTGAGACCGGCGAGCCCATCGACGGCGCGCAGGTGCAGATCGAGGCGCCGCCGCGTCGCCAGGACAACTCCAGGGATCTTCTCGTCACGCTGGACCGGGGGGATACCGACGCCGACGGCGCCTGGCGCTGGCGACCACGCCCGCGTTCGGGCAGTCATCGACCGGCGCGTATCGTGGTTCGTCACGGCGACGACCGGCTGGTGCTGGACGTCAACGGCGACCCACCCGAGCGCTTCTTCGACGGCCACATGAGCCCGGCGGGCAACTGGCTGGACTGGACGGCATCGCGACGCAGCATCGAGCGCCGTGGCGAGCAGGCCGAATGGCACTGCCACCTGTTTACCGAGCGCCCGGTCTATCGGCCCGAGGAAGGCATGCACATCGCCGGCTTCGCCCGCCAGGTCCATCGCGGGCAGATTCTCCAGACCGACCAGACCGTCCACCTGCTGCTGCGCGGGCCCGACGGCAGCGAGTGGCGTCACCGCACCGAACTCGACGAGGCCGGCGGTTTCTACTGGCACTTCGATGAGACCACCGAAGCCACCGGCGATTACCGGCTCAGCGCCCGGCTCGGCGGCCGGGGCAGCGACGACCTGTGCGGCCCGGTCACCGTGGAGCGCACACCCTACCGGCTGCCGCGCTTCGAGGTCCGTCTGGACGGGCCGGACCGGGTCGGCCTGGACGCGCCCTTCGAGCTGGTGCTGGATGCCGAGTACTACGCCGGCGGCACGGTCCGCGACCGTCCGGTGCGCTGGCAGATCACTCCGTTCCCCTATCGCTGGCAGCCACGCGGGCGCGAAGGCTTCCTGTTTTCGACCGATGCCCGCTATGCCTCCATGGGCGAGCTGTCCACCGATGCTGCCGGCAGCCGGCCCGGCCGCACCGACGAGACGGGCCGGGCCCGGCTGGAGATCGACCCCACCCTGGAAGACTCGGCCCAGCCGCGGCGCTATGTGGTCGAGGCCACCGTCACCGGCGATGATGACCAGACCGTCACCGACACCCATGACGTGCTCGCCCTGCCCCCCTTCCTGTTGGGCCTGAACACGCCGCGATACCTGCAACAGGCCGACGAACTGGACGTGGAAGTGCTGGTGGCCGGGCCGGACGAGAACCTGCTGGCCGGGCACGAGATCGAGCTGCGCCTGATCCGGCGGCGCTGGGCGGCGCGCCTGCGGGCCTCGGACTTCAGCGACGGGCAGCCGCGCTACAGTACCGAGCAGGTCGACGAGGTGGTCGCCGAACGCTCGCTGGTCAGCGACGATGAACCCCTGGCCGTCAGCCTGCCGCTGGCCGATACCGGCGTCTACCTGGTGGAGCTGACCGCACGCGATGCCCTGGGCCGGGCTCAGTCGATCTCGGTGGACCTGTTCAACGATGGCGAGGCCCGGGCCACCTGGTCGAAGCCGCCGTCGGAAACCTTCGAGCTGGTCAGCGCCGAAGAAAGCTATCGCCCCGGCGAAACCGCCCGGCTGGTGCTGCAAAGCCCGCTGGAGCAGGCGCGCGCACTGGTGATCGTGGAACAGCCCGATGGCGGCAATGATTATCACTGGATGAATGTCAGCGGCGGTCGCGCGGTGTTCGAACTGCCCATCGAGCGCGAACACCTGCCGAGTGTTCCGGTGCATGTGCTGCTCAAGCGCGGGCGCCTGGACGAGGACGACTTCGCCGCCTCGCGCAAGGCCGGCATGGACCTGGGCAAGCCGGTGATGATGGCCGCCAGCACCCGGATCGAAATCAACAATGCCGCCCATCGCGTCTACCTCGACATCGACCACCCGGCCGAGGCGCGGCCCGGCGAGGAAGTCGACCTGAAGCTGACGCTGCGCGACGAGAACGACCAGCCGCTGGCCGGTCATGTCAGTCTGTGGCTGGTCGACCAGGCCGTGCTGGCCCTGGGCGAGGAACAACGCCTGGACATGCTACCCGACTTCCTGCGCGAACGTCGCGTGCGCACGGCCCTGCGCGATACCCGCAACCGACCGGTCGGCTACCTGCCGTTTCTCACCGAACCCGGCGGTGATGGTGCCCTGGAGCGCATGCGCACCGGCATGGCCGACGAGATTCTGGCCGGGCTGACCATTCGCGAACGCTTCGAGAGTGTTCCGTTTTTCGAACATGCCATCGCGGTCGGTGCCACCGGCCAGGCCGTGGTGCCCATCACCCTACCCGACGACCTGACCAACTTCTTGCTGCGCGCCAAGGCGGTGGCCGGGGTCGACCGCTTTGGTCACGAGCGCGGACGCATCGCCGTGCGCCTGCCGGTCATCGTCCAGCCCTCGTTGCCGCGTTTCGTGCGCTATGGCGACGAAGCCACCCTGTCGGCCACCAGCCGCGTACTCGATGACAATGGCGGCAGCGCCGTGGCGGCCCTGCAACTGAGCGGGCTGGACAGCCTGGGCGAGACCAGCCGACCGTTCGAGTGGTCCGAGAGCGGCAGCAAGCGGCTGGACTTTCCGGTGTACGTGCCCTTGCCCGAAGACCACTCGTCCGAGCAGCTTGAAACGCCCCGCGCCCGGGTCACCATCGGCGTAGAGCGCGACAGCGATGGCGTCGGCGATGCATTTGCCGTCGATCTGCCCGTGCTGCCCGACCGGCGCGCCCTGAACGACCGCCTGCTGCTGCCATTCGATGATGATCAGCGCGCCCACGAACTGCCCGGCCCGGCCGAGCCGGTGCGCACCGGCAGCCTGGAGCGCAGCCTGCTGCTCAGCCCGCGTTCGGGCAGCCTGCAGGTTTCCGCCGCGCTCAATCAGTTGCTGACCTATCCGCATGCCGGCGCCGAGCAGCGCATCAGCCGCGCCCGCGGCCTGCTGGCGGCACGAGCGCTGATCGAACTGCTCTACCCCCAGTCAGGCACCGAGCTGATCGACCATCACGTGGCCTCGACCCTTGACTACCTGGTCGATGTCCAGCGCTCCGATGGCAGCATCGGCCTGTGGCCGCAGTCATCGCGCAGCCATGTGCCGGTCACCTCCTGGGCGCTGCACCTGGTGGTCGAGGCCGAAGCACAGGACTTCGAGATACCGGCATCACTGCGCAATGGCCTGCACCGTGCCCTCAGGGCCAGCCTGCGAGGGCGCAATTCCTACTTCTACAGCCGCTACACCGAACGCACCATGGCGCTGACCGCACTGGCCGCCGACGACGAACTGGATGCCGGCTACGCCGCCGAGCTGGCGCGCCGACGCCAGTTCCTGTCGCTCGAAGCCATGGCCGAGGTCACCCTGGCCCTGGCCTCCGGCAGCAGCCCGGGGGCGGTCCTGCTGGGCCAACTGGCCGACAGCCTGCACGCCGGCCTGATCTTCCAGTTGCGCGATGGCGAACCCGTGTACACGGGACTGCGTCAGGGCCCGTCGCCGGCCTCGCCCATGATTCTGCCGTCGGAAACCCGCGTCATCGCCCGCATGCTGCGCGCGCTGCGGGAAGTACCCGAACAGGGCCGGCGTGAGCAGACCCTGGTGGACGTACTGCTGCGATTGGGCGACGAGAACGGCTGGGGCCACAGCAATGCCAATGCCGAAGCCATCATGGCCCTGGTTGGGGAAATGCAACGGCCGCTTGAAGCCGATGAGTACCTGGACTGGCAACTAGACGATGACACCCTGTCGGTGGACACGCCATTGCTGCGCCACGCGATATCCGGCGAACAGGACCACCACCTGCGCCTGGACCAGGGCCAGGGAGCGGCCATGCAGCAGATGATCTATGTGCCGGAACCCCCGGGCAGCCACGCCGAGGCCCAGGCACGTGGCCTGGTGCTGGAACGCACGCTGGTGCGTATCGACCCCGAGCACGAACAGCCTGAACGTGAACAGCACCTGGAGGAGGCCGGGCAGGACATCGACTGGTCGGTCGGCGAAGTCATCGAACAGCGCCTGACCGTGATCAGCCCGCTGCAGCGCCATCACGTGGCCATCAGCCTGCCGCTGGCAGCCGGCATGGAACTGCTCAACCCCAGCCTGGATACCGCGCCCCCGGAATCGACACCCAGCCGGCCCGACAGCCTCGAGCCCGACTTTGTCGCCTGGCGTGACCACGAGGTGGTGTACTACTTCGACCAACTGCCGGCCGGCAGTCACCACTTTGCCTTCCGGGCACGGGCCCAGTTCCCGGGGCGCTACTCGCTGCCCCCGGCCCATGCCGAACTGATGTACCAACCCGACGTGCGCGGCCACAGCCATGGCGCGACCGTGCGCATAGCACGCCCGGGCAGCGACTGA